From one Ahaetulla prasina isolate Xishuangbanna chromosome 18, ASM2864084v1, whole genome shotgun sequence genomic stretch:
- the SLC25A34 gene encoding solute carrier family 25 member 34, whose product MEPSPRRPAAASVSPPVDFVLGAAACCMACVFTNPLEVVKTRLQLQGELRSRGSYPRHYRGVLQAMVAVSQADGLRGLQKGLAAGLLYQGLMNGVRFGLYSHAEDIGLTQHPGGTLAAGAVAGALGAFVGSPAYLVKTHLQAQTAAAVAVGHQHNHKSISGAFEAIYKRQGLLGLWRGVSGAVPRVTVGSSVQLATFASAREWVARQQCFKEGSWMVALAGGMISSVAVAVAMTPFDVVSTRLYNQPVDEAGMGKHYRGFFDCVVRVSGKEGVLALYKGFGPAYLRLGPHTVLSLFFWDELRRVTWQQTT is encoded by the exons ATGGAGCCTTCCCCCCGCCGCCCAGCAGCGGCCTCCGTCTCCCCCCCGGTGGATTTTGTCCTGGGTGCCGCGGCGTGCTGCATGGCCTGCGTGTTCACCAACCCGCTGGAGGTGGTGAAGACACGCCTGCAGCTGCAGGGGGAGCTCCGTTCCAGGGGTTCGTACCCTCGCCACTACCGAGGGGTGCTGCAGGCCATGGTGGCCGTCAGCCAGGCCGATGGACTCCGGGGTCTGCAGAAAGGACTGGCGGCCGGACTGCTGTACCAGGGGCTGATGAACGGCGTGCGATTTGGCCTCTACTCCCACGCCGAAGATATCGGCCTGACCCAGCATCCAGGAGGGACCTTGGCAGCCGGAGCTGTGGCCGGGGCACTGGGGGCCTTTGTTGGCAGTCCGGCCTACTTG GTCAAGACGCATTTGCAAGCACAGACGGCGGCCGCCGTGGCTGTGGGACACCAGCACAACCACAAG AGCATCTCCGGGGCCTTTGAGGCCATCTATAAGCGGCAGGGCCTGCTGGGGCTGTGGCGCGGTGTGAGCGGAGCAGTGCCTCGCGTCACGGTGGGCTCCTCGGTGCAGCTGGCCACTTTTGCCTCCGCCAGGGAGTGGGTGGCAAGGCAGCAG TGCTTCAAGGAGGGCAGCTGGATGGTGGCCCTTGCTGGGGGCATGATCAGCAGCGTGGCCGTGGCCGTAGCCATGACTCCCTTTGATGTGGTGAGCACGCGGCTCTACAACCAACCGGTGGATGAAGCAGGCATG GGCAAGCATTACCGGGGCTTCTTCGATTGCGTCGTGCGGGTCTCGGGGAAGGAAGGCGTCCTGGCCCTGTATAAGGGCTTCGGCCCTGCTTACCTCCGCCTGGGACCACACACTGTTCTCAGCCTTTTCTTCTGGGATGAACTAAGAAGGGTCACCTGGCAGCAGACCACCTGA
- the TMEM82 gene encoding transmembrane protein 82 isoform X1 gives MLAWVQGFLPLAWTSSLVDSLLQGLVGACAVCILGSLMRIYLYIQCLNDPDRQKEKDVLRQQRPFLDQLHLVVLTAIFTMVGHRVAALIVLEFSLRAVSTILSLNKGALSSQLYLLCQYSLGCGVSCSLGYLQEGAPHRTWNLLLSVGLATLLTHYVWRLAWHVSTMYELHCKERYCGGCLFLLATWHGIPRLLCNSLRVTFGVADLAAVALINRDFLSTTEAIRFWTPLTICYTLLVIYMQEEQHHNPNQQMAFQTVFVRMGGLLVLLMTVGQWRDIVNILISLVGEIWCLTRSGSMLEVCRKQDESLLLFASASGPPHGQRRERPSRSPAAAAPPEATS, from the exons ATGCTCGCCTGGGTGCAAGGCTTCCTTCCCCTGGCCTGGACCTCCAGCCTTGTGGACTCCCTCCTACAGG GGCTGGTGGGGGCCTGTGCCGTCTGCATCCTGGGCAGCCTCATGAGGATTTACCTCTACATCCAGTGCTTGAA TGACCCCGACAGGCAGAAGGAGAAGGATGTTCTCCGGCAGCAGAGGCCCTTCCTGGACCAGCTCCATCTCGTAGTGCTGACGGCCATCTTCACCATGGTGGGGCACCGGGTGGCAGCCCTGATCGTCCTGGAGTTCTCCCTCCGGGCAGTGTCTACCATCCTCTCCCTCAACAAG GGGGCCCTCAGCAGCCAACTCTACCTCCTCTGCCAATACTCGCTGGGCTGCGGCGTTTCCTGCAGCCTTGGCTACCTACAAGAAGGAGCGCCCCATCGCACCTGGAACCTCCTCCTGAGCGTGGGACTGGCCACGCTCCTGACCCACTACGTCTGGCGCCTGGCCTGGCACGTCTCCACAATGTACGAGCTGCACTGCAAGGAACGCTACTGCGGAGGGTGCCTCTTCCTCCTTGCCACGTGGCATGGCATCCCCCGGCTGCTCTGCAACTCCCTCCGGGTAACCTTTGGAGTGGCTGACTTGGCAGCTGTGGCTCTGATCAACCGGGACTTCCTCTCGACCACTGAGGCCATCCGATTCTGGACACCGCTGACTATTTGCTACACTCTTCTGGTCATCTACATGCAGG AAGAGCAGCACCACAACCCTAACCAGCAGATGGCTTTCCAGACTGTCTTTGTCAGGATGGGCGGCCTTCTGGTCTTGCTGATGACGGTGGGCCAGTGGAGGGACATCGTGAACATCCTCATCTCACTGGTGGGGGAGATCTGGTGCCTGACCCGGAGCGGATCCATGCTGGAGGTGTGCAGAAAgcag GATGAGAGCCTCTTGCTCTTCGCATCGGCATCCGGTCCACCTCACGGTCAGCGCCGAGAGCGCCCCTCAAGATCTCCGGCAGCAGCAGCACCGCCAGAGGCCACATCCTGA
- the TMEM82 gene encoding transmembrane protein 82 isoform X2: MRIYLYIQCLNDPDRQKEKDVLRQQRPFLDQLHLVVLTAIFTMVGHRVAALIVLEFSLRAVSTILSLNKGALSSQLYLLCQYSLGCGVSCSLGYLQEGAPHRTWNLLLSVGLATLLTHYVWRLAWHVSTMYELHCKERYCGGCLFLLATWHGIPRLLCNSLRVTFGVADLAAVALINRDFLSTTEAIRFWTPLTICYTLLVIYMQEEQHHNPNQQMAFQTVFVRMGGLLVLLMTVGQWRDIVNILISLVGEIWCLTRSGSMLEVCRKQDESLLLFASASGPPHGQRRERPSRSPAAAAPPEATS, translated from the exons ATGAGGATTTACCTCTACATCCAGTGCTTGAA TGACCCCGACAGGCAGAAGGAGAAGGATGTTCTCCGGCAGCAGAGGCCCTTCCTGGACCAGCTCCATCTCGTAGTGCTGACGGCCATCTTCACCATGGTGGGGCACCGGGTGGCAGCCCTGATCGTCCTGGAGTTCTCCCTCCGGGCAGTGTCTACCATCCTCTCCCTCAACAAG GGGGCCCTCAGCAGCCAACTCTACCTCCTCTGCCAATACTCGCTGGGCTGCGGCGTTTCCTGCAGCCTTGGCTACCTACAAGAAGGAGCGCCCCATCGCACCTGGAACCTCCTCCTGAGCGTGGGACTGGCCACGCTCCTGACCCACTACGTCTGGCGCCTGGCCTGGCACGTCTCCACAATGTACGAGCTGCACTGCAAGGAACGCTACTGCGGAGGGTGCCTCTTCCTCCTTGCCACGTGGCATGGCATCCCCCGGCTGCTCTGCAACTCCCTCCGGGTAACCTTTGGAGTGGCTGACTTGGCAGCTGTGGCTCTGATCAACCGGGACTTCCTCTCGACCACTGAGGCCATCCGATTCTGGACACCGCTGACTATTTGCTACACTCTTCTGGTCATCTACATGCAGG AAGAGCAGCACCACAACCCTAACCAGCAGATGGCTTTCCAGACTGTCTTTGTCAGGATGGGCGGCCTTCTGGTCTTGCTGATGACGGTGGGCCAGTGGAGGGACATCGTGAACATCCTCATCTCACTGGTGGGGGAGATCTGGTGCCTGACCCGGAGCGGATCCATGCTGGAGGTGTGCAGAAAgcag GATGAGAGCCTCTTGCTCTTCGCATCGGCATCCGGTCCACCTCACGGTCAGCGCCGAGAGCGCCCCTCAAGATCTCCGGCAGCAGCAGCACCGCCAGAGGCCACATCCTGA
- the LOC131187241 gene encoding probable ATP-dependent RNA helicase vasa-like, giving the protein MEIELAKDRSRRQRTGRPYPAHSPGWPSRDTPRPEGGGQRSTACYRCGKEGHRAADCRVKLVPSTTPGGGKAAVKPTAKARKPAKMEDGIAKKGTPIQEDREASTDTDDSKTTSESDEDFLD; this is encoded by the exons atggaaattgaactagcgaaggaccgtagcagaaggcagcgcactggaagaccttacccggcccattctcctgggtggccctcaagggacacgCCCAGACCAGAGGGAGGGGgacaacgatcgactgcgtgctacagatgcggaaaagagggccatcgggcagccgactgtcgagtgaagttggttccaagcacgacccctggtggtgggaaggcagcagtgaaaccaactgctaaggcaCGAAAACCGGCAAAAATGGAGgacggcattgccaagaagggcacgcccatccaggaggaccgcgaagcgtcgaccgacactgatgacagcaaaaccacatcggagtccgacgaagactttctg gactga
- the TMEM82 gene encoding transmembrane protein 82 isoform X3: MKQACDPDRQKEKDVLRQQRPFLDQLHLVVLTAIFTMVGHRVAALIVLEFSLRAVSTILSLNKGALSSQLYLLCQYSLGCGVSCSLGYLQEGAPHRTWNLLLSVGLATLLTHYVWRLAWHVSTMYELHCKERYCGGCLFLLATWHGIPRLLCNSLRVTFGVADLAAVALINRDFLSTTEAIRFWTPLTICYTLLVIYMQEEQHHNPNQQMAFQTVFVRMGGLLVLLMTVGQWRDIVNILISLVGEIWCLTRSGSMLEVCRKQDESLLLFASASGPPHGQRRERPSRSPAAAAPPEATS, from the exons ATGAAGCAGGCATG TGACCCCGACAGGCAGAAGGAGAAGGATGTTCTCCGGCAGCAGAGGCCCTTCCTGGACCAGCTCCATCTCGTAGTGCTGACGGCCATCTTCACCATGGTGGGGCACCGGGTGGCAGCCCTGATCGTCCTGGAGTTCTCCCTCCGGGCAGTGTCTACCATCCTCTCCCTCAACAAG GGGGCCCTCAGCAGCCAACTCTACCTCCTCTGCCAATACTCGCTGGGCTGCGGCGTTTCCTGCAGCCTTGGCTACCTACAAGAAGGAGCGCCCCATCGCACCTGGAACCTCCTCCTGAGCGTGGGACTGGCCACGCTCCTGACCCACTACGTCTGGCGCCTGGCCTGGCACGTCTCCACAATGTACGAGCTGCACTGCAAGGAACGCTACTGCGGAGGGTGCCTCTTCCTCCTTGCCACGTGGCATGGCATCCCCCGGCTGCTCTGCAACTCCCTCCGGGTAACCTTTGGAGTGGCTGACTTGGCAGCTGTGGCTCTGATCAACCGGGACTTCCTCTCGACCACTGAGGCCATCCGATTCTGGACACCGCTGACTATTTGCTACACTCTTCTGGTCATCTACATGCAGG AAGAGCAGCACCACAACCCTAACCAGCAGATGGCTTTCCAGACTGTCTTTGTCAGGATGGGCGGCCTTCTGGTCTTGCTGATGACGGTGGGCCAGTGGAGGGACATCGTGAACATCCTCATCTCACTGGTGGGGGAGATCTGGTGCCTGACCCGGAGCGGATCCATGCTGGAGGTGTGCAGAAAgcag GATGAGAGCCTCTTGCTCTTCGCATCGGCATCCGGTCCACCTCACGGTCAGCGCCGAGAGCGCCCCTCAAGATCTCCGGCAGCAGCAGCACCGCCAGAGGCCACATCCTGA